Proteins encoded by one window of Thermodesulfobacteriota bacterium:
- a CDS encoding branched-chain amino acid ABC transporter permease, whose amino-acid sequence MEFYVQLIVSGLVLGSIYALVALGFAIIYKSTSVVNFAQGEFLMLGAYFCFSMVVQYRIPWLWAFLLTLVFSVVLGLLVERLILRPMIGEPIISIIMVTIGLSSVLKSVVTTIWGTQIQIYDPPLFPDAPVNIAGIPISQVYLWSMGLSLLLLALFGLFFKYSKAGVAMRATAFSNQVALSMGISVKNIFALAWCIAVVVSSIGGILIGNINGINISLGHFGLKVFPAVILGGLDSILGAALGGLIIGVLENLSDGVLKSLFGLQGIKEVAPFVFLVIILMVKPYGLFGTKEIERV is encoded by the coding sequence ATGGAGTTCTACGTCCAGTTGATCGTGAGCGGGCTCGTGCTGGGGTCGATCTACGCCCTGGTGGCCCTGGGGTTCGCCATCATCTACAAGTCCACGAGCGTCGTGAACTTCGCCCAGGGCGAGTTCCTGATGCTCGGGGCGTACTTCTGCTTCTCCATGGTGGTGCAGTACCGCATCCCGTGGCTGTGGGCGTTCCTGCTGACCCTGGTCTTCTCCGTCGTTTTGGGCCTGTTGGTGGAGCGGCTGATCCTGCGGCCCATGATCGGCGAGCCGATCATCTCGATCATCATGGTCACGATCGGGCTTTCCTCGGTCTTGAAGAGCGTCGTCACCACGATCTGGGGCACCCAGATCCAGATCTACGACCCGCCGCTCTTCCCGGACGCGCCCGTAAACATCGCGGGCATCCCCATCAGCCAGGTGTACCTGTGGAGCATGGGGCTCTCCCTGCTCCTCCTGGCGCTCTTCGGGCTCTTCTTCAAGTACTCGAAGGCCGGCGTCGCCATGCGGGCAACGGCCTTCTCGAACCAGGTGGCCCTGTCCATGGGGATCAGCGTGAAGAACATCTTCGCCCTCGCCTGGTGCATCGCGGTGGTGGTCTCCTCCATCGGCGGCATCCTGATCGGCAACATCAACGGCATCAACATCTCCCTGGGGCACTTCGGGCTCAAGGTGTTTCCGGCCGTCATCCTGGGCGGGCTCGACTCGATCCTCGGGGCGGCCCTGGGAGGTCTCATCATCGGCGTCTTGGAGAACCTGTCCGACGGGGTGCTAAAATCCCTCTTCGGTCTTCAGGGCATCAAAGAGGTCGCGCCCTTCGTCTTTCTGGTGATCATCCTCATGGTGAAGCCCTACGGGCTCTTCGGCACCAAAGAGATCGAACGGGTGTAG
- a CDS encoding branched-chain amino acid ABC transporter permease — protein MSVHHCGDFKQTYADDMKVMQTRFIQVCIGLFVILLYVFPYLGSNYHVSVMNKIGIAVIGAVGINIVTGFTGQISLGQGAFLGVGAFACSYFMREWNIPFWFAMPMAGLTTAAIGMVFGSPSLRLKGLYLAIATLAAQFILEYLFLHVDKVTGGSNGVMFPSPEIGSFAFDDDRSMYYLILTVAIIGVLFAVNLFRSKDGRAFVAVRDHYLSAEIMGIHLFRYRLLSFAISSFYVGVAGSLWGAYTQYITPEHFTIHESIHYLAMIIIGGLGSVLGAIFGAIFMTLLPFVLTGVTANLADYFPQAGYFIQSLREGIFGLIVILFLIFEPDGIAHRWRLIKAYWKLYPFSY, from the coding sequence ATGAGCGTCCATCACTGCGGGGATTTCAAACAAACCTACGCCGACGACATGAAGGTGATGCAGACCCGCTTCATCCAAGTCTGCATCGGGCTCTTCGTCATTCTCCTGTACGTCTTCCCCTACCTGGGCTCGAACTACCACGTCAGCGTGATGAACAAGATCGGCATCGCGGTGATCGGCGCGGTGGGGATCAACATCGTCACGGGGTTCACGGGGCAGATCTCCCTGGGCCAGGGTGCGTTCCTCGGAGTCGGCGCGTTCGCATGTTCGTACTTCATGCGGGAGTGGAACATTCCCTTCTGGTTCGCCATGCCCATGGCAGGCCTCACCACGGCCGCGATCGGGATGGTGTTCGGCAGCCCCAGCCTCCGCCTCAAGGGGCTGTATCTCGCCATCGCCACCCTTGCGGCCCAGTTCATCCTGGAGTACCTCTTCCTCCACGTGGACAAGGTGACCGGCGGCAGCAACGGCGTGATGTTTCCCTCCCCCGAGATCGGGTCCTTCGCCTTCGACGACGACCGGTCCATGTACTATCTCATCCTCACGGTGGCGATCATCGGGGTCCTCTTCGCGGTAAATCTCTTCCGCTCCAAGGACGGCCGCGCCTTCGTGGCGGTACGCGACCACTACCTCTCGGCAGAGATCATGGGGATTCACCTCTTCCGGTACCGGCTGCTTTCGTTTGCCATCAGTTCGTTCTACGTCGGCGTGGCCGGGAGCCTGTGGGGAGCCTACACCCAGTACATCACCCCGGAGCACTTCACCATCCACGAGTCCATCCACTACCTCGCCATGATCATCATCGGGGGGCTGGGAAGCGTGCTCGGGGCCATCTTCGGCGCGATCTTCATGACGCTGCTGCCCTTCGTCCTCACGGGGGTCACGGCAAACCTGGCCGACTACTTTCCCCAGGCGGGGTACTTCATACAGAGCCTCAGAGAGGGAATTTTCGGCCTCATCGTGATCCTTTTCCTGATCTTCGAGCCGGACGGCATTGCCCACCGCTGGCGGCTCATCAAGGCCTACTGGAAGCTCTATCCCTTCAGCTACTGA
- a CDS encoding ABC transporter substrate-binding protein, with translation MKHIRTLLGLVAAVALAGTSFAQEIVIGNLADITGGTGSVGKPYADGIRAYTDYINAQGGINGKQIKLLQIDYAYKIPEALNAYKKFKDSDKAVAIQGWGTGDTEALVAQVNRDEMPYYSASYSAHLTDPSKSKYNFFIAADYSTQARAGLTYLKNNWKESRKPKLALVYPDHPYGKAPIPAIKKFAEEIGFELVGEENVALNAIEATTQMLNLKKNEPDFAWLGGTTPSCAVAIKDARKLGLKTVFLVNIWGNDEDLPRLAGGAEEGTFGLQGAVTYGADVPGMKPILEVTKNQPQMTHFIRGWTSMLVMCEALKRADAAGKLNGRGIKEASETLRDFDTGGLTAPITFTPEDHRPTMSAVIVKYVGGKPVTQETVVLERKAEWLGL, from the coding sequence ATGAAGCACATCCGCACCCTGCTCGGGCTCGTGGCCGCGGTGGCCCTGGCCGGCACCAGCTTCGCCCAGGAGATCGTCATCGGGAACCTGGCCGACATCACGGGCGGAACCGGCTCCGTGGGCAAGCCCTACGCCGACGGCATCCGGGCCTACACCGACTACATCAACGCCCAGGGCGGCATCAACGGCAAGCAGATCAAACTCTTGCAGATCGACTACGCCTACAAGATCCCCGAGGCCCTGAACGCCTACAAGAAGTTCAAGGACTCGGACAAGGCCGTGGCCATTCAAGGCTGGGGCACGGGTGATACCGAAGCACTGGTCGCGCAGGTGAACCGGGACGAGATGCCGTACTACTCGGCGTCGTATTCGGCCCACCTCACCGACCCGTCCAAGAGCAAGTACAACTTCTTCATCGCCGCCGACTACTCCACCCAGGCCCGGGCGGGGCTCACCTACCTCAAGAACAACTGGAAGGAAAGCCGCAAGCCCAAGCTGGCTCTCGTCTACCCCGACCACCCCTACGGCAAGGCGCCGATCCCGGCAATCAAGAAGTTCGCTGAAGAGATCGGGTTCGAGCTCGTGGGCGAAGAGAACGTGGCCCTCAACGCCATCGAGGCCACCACCCAGATGCTCAACCTCAAGAAGAACGAGCCCGACTTCGCGTGGCTCGGGGGCACGACCCCCTCTTGCGCCGTGGCCATCAAAGACGCCCGCAAGCTCGGCCTCAAGACGGTCTTCCTCGTGAACATCTGGGGCAACGACGAAGACCTGCCGCGGCTCGCGGGTGGCGCCGAGGAAGGGACCTTCGGACTCCAGGGCGCGGTGACCTACGGGGCCGACGTCCCCGGCATGAAGCCCATCCTCGAGGTCACCAAGAACCAGCCCCAGATGACCCACTTCATCCGCGGCTGGACCTCCATGCTGGTCATGTGCGAGGCCCTCAAGCGCGCCGACGCAGCGGGAAAGCTCAACGGCCGAGGGATCAAGGAGGCCTCCGAGACCCTCCGGGACTTCGACACCGGGGGGTTGACCGCCCCCATCACGTTCACCCCCGAGGATCACCGGCCGACCATGTCGGCGGTGATCGTGAAGTACGTGGGCGGCAAGCCCGTGACCCAGGAGACCGTCGTCCTCGAGCGCAAGGCCGAGTGGCTCGGTTTGTGA
- a CDS encoding ABC transporter ATP-binding protein — MLNVNNVEVVYNDVILVLKGLSLQAQEGQITTILGANGAGKSTTLKAISGLLKSEEGEVTEGTIEFMGEKINGVDPEKIVRKGIFQCMEGRRVFEDLDVVENLRCGAHTRNDRAGVKRDIDLVFTYFPRLQERRASLAGYLSGGEQQMLAIGRALMARPKLMLLDEPSLGLAPLLVKEIFGIIQKINAEEKTTILLVEQNANLALQVASYGYIMENGKVVLDGPCEKLRQNPDVKEFYLGVGESGHKRSFKNAKHYKRRKRWLS, encoded by the coding sequence ATGCTCAACGTGAACAATGTCGAGGTCGTCTACAACGACGTCATCCTGGTGCTCAAGGGGCTCTCCCTCCAGGCTCAGGAAGGTCAAATCACCACCATCCTGGGCGCCAACGGCGCCGGCAAGTCCACCACCCTCAAGGCCATCTCGGGGCTCCTCAAGAGCGAGGAGGGCGAGGTGACGGAGGGGACGATCGAGTTCATGGGGGAGAAGATCAACGGCGTCGATCCCGAGAAGATCGTGCGCAAGGGGATCTTTCAGTGTATGGAAGGACGGCGGGTTTTCGAGGACCTGGACGTGGTGGAGAACTTGCGCTGCGGCGCCCACACCCGGAACGACCGCGCCGGGGTGAAGCGGGATATCGACCTGGTCTTCACCTACTTCCCGCGCCTCCAGGAGCGCCGGGCGTCCCTGGCCGGCTACCTCTCCGGCGGAGAACAGCAGATGCTCGCCATCGGCCGCGCCCTCATGGCGCGCCCCAAGCTCATGCTCCTCGACGAACCGAGCCTGGGGCTCGCGCCGCTCCTGGTGAAGGAGATCTTCGGGATCATCCAGAAGATCAACGCCGAGGAGAAGACCACCATCCTGCTCGTGGAGCAGAACGCAAACCTGGCCCTCCAGGTGGCCAGTTACGGGTACATCATGGAAAACGGGAAGGTCGTGCTCGACGGACCCTGCGAGAAACTGCGGCAGAATCCCGACGTGAAGGAGTTCTACCTGGGCGTGGGGGAGAGCGGGCACAAGCGTTCCTTCAAGAACGCCAAACACTACAAGCGCCGCAAGCGGTGGCTTTCGTAG
- a CDS encoding AMP-binding protein: MDRTQGFLNPERETRSWDEQLAGMEAELGKLLPHAYANAPAVRAKFDAVGAAPQDIRTVGDLARVPVTSKMELVELQKKDPPFGGLLAVPLKEIAHVFQSPGPIYDPIARGEGWGFEEAYYAAGFRPGDLVVNTFGYQVTPGGMMFDDSLLKAGCAVVPMGGGERETQVEILRRLPVAGYLGMASFLMQIAEKAREIGLDPRRDFSLEVAWSIAEPLPPSLRQAVEDTFGCLCRQGYGTADVGCIGFECFHLGGWHLTSRAIVEIVDPTDGRPLAPGEIGEVVVTLLSHAYPLIRFGTGDLSALDPGACACGRRSPKLRGWLGRADQLVKVKGQFVHPGQLQGALKDFPEVRRFRAVVTREGSRDVLAVRVDAQPDDALKARLEERLREVLRIGATVVWAAPAQLPEDGKILEDARTWE, encoded by the coding sequence ATGGATCGGACACAAGGGTTCCTGAACCCGGAGCGCGAGACGCGCAGCTGGGACGAGCAGCTCGCAGGCATGGAAGCGGAGCTGGGCAAGCTCCTGCCTCATGCCTACGCCAACGCCCCGGCCGTTCGGGCAAAGTTCGACGCCGTCGGCGCAGCCCCACAGGATATCCGCACCGTCGGCGATCTGGCTCGGGTGCCGGTAACCTCGAAGATGGAGTTGGTGGAGCTCCAGAAGAAGGACCCGCCGTTCGGAGGGCTGCTGGCCGTTCCGCTCAAGGAGATCGCACACGTCTTCCAGTCGCCGGGCCCCATCTACGACCCCATTGCCCGGGGCGAGGGGTGGGGCTTCGAGGAGGCATACTACGCAGCGGGGTTCCGGCCCGGCGACCTGGTCGTGAACACCTTCGGGTACCAAGTGACCCCCGGCGGGATGATGTTCGACGACAGCCTGCTCAAAGCCGGCTGTGCCGTGGTGCCCATGGGGGGAGGCGAACGGGAGACCCAGGTGGAGATCCTGCGCCGGCTCCCTGTTGCCGGGTATCTCGGGATGGCGTCGTTCCTGATGCAGATTGCAGAAAAGGCCCGGGAGATAGGCCTCGATCCCCGGCGCGACTTCTCCCTCGAGGTGGCCTGGAGCATCGCCGAGCCGCTGCCTCCCAGCCTGCGCCAGGCCGTCGAGGACACCTTTGGCTGTCTGTGCCGGCAGGGCTACGGTACCGCCGACGTCGGGTGCATCGGCTTCGAGTGCTTCCACCTGGGGGGGTGGCACCTGACCTCCCGGGCCATCGTCGAGATCGTGGATCCCACCGACGGAAGGCCCCTGGCCCCCGGCGAGATTGGGGAAGTGGTGGTGACCCTGCTCAGCCACGCGTACCCCCTGATCCGATTCGGCACCGGGGACCTCTCGGCCCTCGACCCCGGCGCGTGCGCCTGCGGCCGCCGATCTCCCAAGCTGCGGGGCTGGCTTGGAAGGGCCGACCAGCTCGTGAAGGTGAAGGGCCAGTTCGTCCACCCCGGGCAGCTCCAGGGAGCCCTCAAGGACTTTCCCGAGGTGCGCCGCTTCCGTGCCGTGGTGACCCGGGAAGGGAGCCGCGACGTGCTCGCGGTGCGGGTCGACGCGCAGCCCGACGATGCCCTCAAGGCCCGACTCGAAGAGCGCCTGCGCGAGGTGCTGCGCATTGGGGCCACCGTGGTCTGGGCGGCCCCCGCTCAACTGCCCGAGGACGGAAAGATCCTCGAGGACGCCCGCACGTGGGAGTAA
- a CDS encoding MerR family transcriptional regulator has translation MGVRAQGRGRADQEGRSPPPFTIGDLSRQVGLTPRTIRYYEDIGLLNSVRRVEGGRRIYTEEDIRRLRFIKRLKVLGLSLEDMAELENLYVTHRSNDRVLPRLLELLDRHMQTLDARIEQLNILKQDIESYRDHIRQKL, from the coding sequence GTGGGAGTAAGAGCCCAGGGACGCGGGCGGGCGGACCAGGAAGGCCGCAGCCCCCCGCCGTTCACCATCGGCGACCTGTCGCGCCAGGTGGGGCTCACCCCCCGCACGATCCGCTACTACGAGGACATCGGGCTCCTGAACAGCGTGCGCCGGGTGGAGGGGGGACGGCGCATCTACACCGAGGAAGACATTCGGCGCCTGCGGTTCATCAAACGCCTCAAGGTCCTGGGCCTGTCCCTGGAGGACATGGCCGAGCTCGAAAACCTCTATGTGACGCACCGGAGCAACGATCGGGTGCTCCCCCGCCTGCTGGAGCTCCTGGACCGCCACATGCAGACCCTGGACGCGCGCATCGAGCAGCTCAACATCCTCAAGCAGGATATCGAAAGCTATAGGGACCACATCCGCCAAAAACTGTAG
- a CDS encoding acyl-CoA dehydrogenase family protein — protein sequence MNFDLTTEQNILRQSVREFAEKEIRPVARELDAREEFSYEVTAKMAQMGLLGVFVSPEYGGSGLDYVSYIIAVEEIARIDGSQAATIAAGNSLGIGPIYYFGSEEQKKRWLPKLCTGELLAGFGLTEPLAGSDAGSSRTRAVRDGDEWVLSGSKIFITNAATDTTGVIVVQAVTGKKSDGRNELSCFLVPADVAGLTRKAMHGKMMWRSSNTAELYFDDVRLPADAILGRQGDGFRQMLSTLDGGRLSIGAMGLGGAQGAFELALRYAQERKQFGQALFEFQAIQFKVADMAMEIEAARNLLYKACWLKDNGRPYGKQAAMAKLYCSEVMGRVVGEAVQVHGGYGLMQDYDVERFFRDQKLLTIGEGTSEIQRLVIARHLRE from the coding sequence CTGAACTTCGATCTCACCACCGAGCAGAACATCCTGCGCCAAAGCGTGCGGGAGTTCGCCGAGAAGGAAATCCGCCCCGTCGCCCGAGAGCTCGACGCCCGGGAGGAGTTCAGCTACGAGGTGACCGCCAAGATGGCCCAGATGGGGCTGCTTGGCGTCTTCGTCTCCCCGGAATACGGGGGAAGCGGGCTCGACTACGTCTCGTACATCATCGCCGTGGAGGAGATCGCCCGGATCGACGGTTCCCAGGCGGCCACCATTGCAGCCGGAAACTCGCTTGGCATCGGCCCCATCTACTACTTCGGCAGCGAGGAGCAGAAAAAGCGCTGGCTGCCCAAGCTCTGCACCGGAGAGCTCCTGGCGGGGTTCGGCCTCACCGAGCCCCTCGCGGGGTCCGATGCGGGCTCCTCCCGAACCCGCGCGGTGCGAGACGGGGACGAGTGGGTGCTGAGCGGGTCCAAGATCTTCATCACCAACGCCGCCACCGACACCACCGGGGTCATCGTGGTGCAGGCGGTCACCGGCAAGAAGAGCGACGGCCGAAACGAGCTCTCCTGCTTCCTCGTGCCCGCCGACGTGGCCGGCCTCACCCGCAAGGCCATGCACGGCAAGATGATGTGGCGCTCGTCCAACACCGCCGAGCTCTATTTCGACGACGTGCGCCTGCCCGCCGACGCCATCCTGGGCCGCCAGGGCGATGGGTTCCGGCAGATGCTCTCCACCCTCGACGGGGGCCGCCTCTCCATCGGGGCCATGGGTCTTGGGGGTGCCCAGGGAGCCTTCGAGCTCGCCCTCCGGTACGCCCAGGAACGCAAACAGTTCGGCCAGGCCCTCTTCGAGTTCCAGGCCATCCAGTTCAAGGTGGCCGACATGGCCATGGAGATCGAGGCCGCCCGAAACCTCCTCTACAAGGCGTGCTGGCTCAAGGACAACGGACGCCCCTACGGCAAGCAGGCGGCCATGGCCAAGCTCTACTGCTCCGAAGTGATGGGACGGGTGGTGGGCGAAGCCGTGCAAGTGCACGGCGGCTATGGCCTCATGCAGGACTACGACGTAGAGCGGTTCTTCCGGGATCAGAAGCTCCTCACCATCGGAGAAGGCACGAGCGAGATCCAGCGCCTGGTCATCGCCCGCCACCTGCGGGAGTAA
- a CDS encoding ChaN family lipoprotein, giving the protein MTVGRLPRFVAALAVTLLAASHAASAPGVVFRVSNRAEIPLHEMVEDLKTARVVFMGEEHDNRAHHAAQLTVIQALAQAGAKVAVGLEMFRADAQADLDRWVAGRLGQRQLYEVYADNWARRLWPLYSDIFFYALQERIPLVGLNVPRALVAQVAREGFDALAREDKDTLGVVECDVDERYQQLIALVLGRKDQESEAFGRFCEAQVVWDTAMAQNALRFLEANPERVLVVLAGTFHAWKHGIPEQLRRLSPLLPYRVILPSSDKSFLRYDIVLQDADYVWWHE; this is encoded by the coding sequence GTGACCGTGGGACGTCTTCCCCGCTTCGTGGCCGCCCTCGCCGTAACCCTCCTCGCGGCTTCCCACGCAGCCTCGGCCCCGGGAGTCGTGTTTCGCGTCTCGAACCGGGCCGAGATCCCCCTGCACGAGATGGTGGAGGACCTCAAGACCGCCCGGGTGGTCTTCATGGGGGAGGAGCACGACAACCGTGCCCACCACGCGGCCCAGCTCACGGTCATCCAGGCCCTGGCCCAGGCCGGCGCCAAGGTGGCGGTGGGCCTGGAGATGTTCCGGGCCGACGCCCAGGCCGACCTCGACCGCTGGGTCGCGGGACGTCTCGGCCAGCGGCAGCTCTACGAGGTCTACGCCGACAACTGGGCGCGCCGGCTCTGGCCCCTGTACAGCGACATCTTCTTCTACGCGCTACAGGAACGAATCCCCCTGGTCGGCCTCAACGTGCCCCGCGCGCTGGTCGCCCAGGTGGCCCGGGAGGGCTTCGACGCCTTGGCCCGAGAGGACAAGGATACGCTGGGGGTCGTCGAGTGCGACGTGGACGAACGCTACCAACAGCTCATCGCCCTGGTGCTGGGGAGAAAAGATCAGGAAAGCGAGGCGTTTGGCCGGTTCTGCGAGGCACAGGTCGTGTGGGACACGGCCATGGCCCAGAACGCCCTGCGGTTCCTCGAGGCGAACCCGGAGCGCGTCCTCGTGGTGCTCGCGGGAACCTTCCACGCATGGAAGCACGGCATCCCGGAGCAACTGCGCCGCCTCTCCCCCCTGCTGCCCTACCGGGTCATCCTGCCCTCGAGCGACAAGAGCTTCCTGCGCTACGACATCGTGCTTCAGGACGCAGACTACGTGTGGTGGCACGAGTGA